The sequence below is a genomic window from Candidatus Methylomirabilis tolerans.
TGGCAGACACGATGGCAACTTCCGCCGCGATTGGCGCTCCCAAAGCAATGATCTTTTCCCTCAGAATCGATCCATCGATCAAAACGGAGGTAGGGGCTCATCGTGCATCGGCCAGGGCAGATAATCCCTTCCTGAAGCGACGTAAAGAGGAACACCTCGATGCCGACCGGCACCTCTGCCTTGATCGCGCGGATCTGATCGACCTCGACGCCCCATCGATAGGAGAGGATGACAACGTTGGCGCCGATCTCCTGGTAGAATCGCACATCCTCCCGATTGCAGACGGCACATGTCACGCTGGCATGAATGTCGACGCCAGGGAACCGGCGGTGCAGTTGCCTGATACAGCCGATATCGTTGAGGATGAAACTTGACAGGCCCCAGCCGATATACTGCTCGACCTTTTGATAAAAGAGGTCGATCTCCTGCGGACCAGGCAGGCTGTTCATCGCAACCTTGACCTCCTGCCCCCTGCTCCGCGCGAACTCGTGAATCTCCCGGATCTCCTCATCCTGAAGCTCATCTTCAGGAGGTCTCCGGCTCCACCCCGCGGGGCCCACATAGACAGCATCTGCGCCGGCTTCCAACACGGCGAAGGCCATCGCCTGTGTCCCCCCGGGCGCCATCAACTTCGCCATGATCGTTTCCTTTCTTAAGCAGCTTTCAGCAGTCAGCCGTCGGCGTCAGACAAACCCCCCTGACCCCCCTTTCAAAAAAAGGGGGGGACTCCTGATACACTTCCCTGCCTCCCCTTTTTGCTAAAGGGGGATATGTCTATGTTTCCTTACCTCCCCCTTTCGTAAAGGGGGATTGAGGGAATTTTCGTACGCCCTGGTGCTGCGGCGCTTCAGGGTCACTCTATAAACTCCGCAGCAAAGGTCCCTGGAGGCAACCGGTCGATGCCGAGGAGCGGCCCGCCCCCCACCTTCAGGAGCTCGCCAAAGAGGCGTTCGATCTGCCGGACGGTTGAGCCATCCCAAGCGGTCATCACCCGTCGCCGCCAGCTATCGCGAAGAATCGTCACAATCCTGGAATCGATTCCACCCATGACCTGCTCGCCGATTTCAACCCAGATCTGATCGTTCGTCTTCAGGTAGTCGGCGGTGTCGCAAAACGCACGAACGAAGCCGCGTAGTAATTCACCGTTCCGCTTCGCAAACTCTTCAGTGACGGTAAAGAGGGTAATCGGGACAGCGCCGTCGATCCCAAGGTCCGCAATCAGGTCGAGCACATCCACGACCCGCCGGTACGCCCCTGTCGCCACCAGGGGCGGGATCAACTGCCACCATTGCAGCGCGGCGTCCACCTGTCCGCTCTTTAACAACTCAGCCAAGGTCCCCTTGGAGAGCGCCTCGACAATCGTGTTCTCCTGTTGGGGATCAAAGCCGAACTGTTTTATGCACGCCGCCCTCAAAATAATCCAGTTCTTGTCGCGCAGCCGAACCACCCCGACGCGCTTCCCGCGAAGATCTTGTAGTCCGTTGATCGATGAGTCGGAAGGAACCACAAGTCCTCCCGCAATCCGTCCATAGGGGAAGAACGCCGTGACGGGTAGACCATCCGTCCGGTGGCGGCCGATGACGATCCAATCGATGTCGATCAGATCGACGGCCCCCTCTTTCAGGGCCACCTCAAACGATTGGAACGCGCCTGTGATCTGATCCCGAACCAGGGTAATCTGCAGGTCAAAGCCGTGCTTGGCATCAAGCTCCAGCTTCTTCATCGCATACACAAACCAGCGGGGGCTCCCGGTCGGCTCAAAGGCCGCCCGCAGAACCGGTAGCCCGGTTGCGCCCTCTTTCGTTCCCATCAACCCGATCCGCTCCTTCCCGTACCTTGAACCTTGAACGTTGAACCTTGAACTCTGGCTTTCGATCCCGTCATGCCGTTGCGTTCCTTTTTCTATTCCTCACTGCGGATCCCTGACGCTTCCCATCAGCAGACCCGCCCGCCTGGTACGCTCCATCGTCCACCGCTTTCTCAGCTCTTGCCATTCGGGAACATACGGCTCCAGCGACAGATCGGTCCCGGATGCCACGATCGCATCGATCAATCTCCGGTAAAACCGCGTGATGTCCTGCATCAACTCTTCCGACCGTTCCCGCCCCTGGATCTTCAAGTAATCGACCCCCGCCTCGACAAAACCCGGCAGCTCCCATAATTGGAGGAAGGGATCGTTGCGCAACGTGCTCTTGCCGTCGAACTCTCCGTCGGACCCCGCCACGTCCCATCCTCCCTGGCAGACCCGCGAGCAGCCCCTGGCACCGCGATTGGCGGAGCCGATGACCCCATCATCTGCGCCATCCGACCACTCCTTATAGACGAGGTAGCTGCTCATGATGCACTTGCCCGGACAGACGATCCCGAGGGGCATGGGCTGGAAGAGAAAGATCTCGACATTCATGCCGACCTCTGCCTTGATCGCCTTCACCTCATCAGGCTGTAGTCGGTACGGCAGGATGATGCAGCTTCCC
It includes:
- a CDS encoding ABC transporter substrate-binding protein, translating into MGTKEGATGLPVLRAAFEPTGSPRWFVYAMKKLELDAKHGFDLQITLVRDQITGAFQSFEVALKEGAVDLIDIDWIVIGRHRTDGLPVTAFFPYGRIAGGLVVPSDSSINGLQDLRGKRVGVVRLRDKNWIILRAACIKQFGFDPQQENTIVEALSKGTLAELLKSGQVDAALQWWQLIPPLVATGAYRRVVDVLDLIADLGIDGAVPITLFTVTEEFAKRNGELLRGFVRAFCDTADYLKTNDQIWVEIGEQVMGGIDSRIVTILRDSWRRRVMTAWDGSTVRQIERLFGELLKVGGGPLLGIDRLPPGTFAAEFIE
- a CDS encoding U32 family peptidase; its protein translation is MAKLMAPGGTQAMAFAVLEAGADAVYVGPAGWSRRPPEDELQDEEIREIHEFARSRGQEVKVAMNSLPGPQEIDLFYQKVEQYIGWGLSSFILNDIGCIRQLHRRFPGVDIHASVTCAVCNREDVRFYQEIGANVVILSYRWGVEVDQIRAIKAEVPVGIEVFLFTSLQEGIICPGRCTMSPYLRFDRWIDSEGKDHCFGSANRGGSCHRVCQAGWDIDRTDDSATKRVGLKSSPSLVLHELPDYVEAGVDYLKIPGREHPDGVMRDITRFYRKVLDEVLASPNPAVVEHFVPEWEELKYRWKVERVQRDRFRIWRAEQSAV
- a CDS encoding U32 family peptidase codes for the protein DAVYVGARGWSRRSSQMDLVDEEIRELSELANAMGREVKVALNAMPGPTEMPRLMQKVEAYAGWGVSGFVLSDPGCIVAVRRQFPTIDIHVSIGSAVTNRQDIYFYKTLGGSCIILPYRLQPDEVKAIKAEVGMNVEIFLFQPMPLGIVCPGKCIMSSYLVYKEWSDGADDGVIGSANRGARGCSRVCQGGWDVAGSDGEFDGKSTLRNDPFLQLWELPGFVEAGVDYLKIQGRERSEELMQDITRFYRRLIDAIVASGTDLSLEPYVPEWQELRKRWTMERTRRAGLLMGSVRDPQ